The Aequorivita sublithincola DSM 14238 genome window below encodes:
- a CDS encoding curli production assembly/transport component CsgF: MKIFKLLSITVLLFIGTAGFAQQFSYKPLNPAFGGDTFNYNWLLSSATSQNSFTAPANQRDQRSELEKFGDQLNKQLLSQISRGLLQQQFGGIDFSQEGTYTFGSLNIEIFQSDEGLVINILDISTGEETQVIIPN, encoded by the coding sequence ATGAAGATATTTAAACTACTTTCTATAACTGTATTGTTATTTATTGGAACTGCGGGTTTCGCTCAACAGTTTTCTTATAAACCGTTGAACCCTGCTTTTGGAGGAGATACCTTCAATTATAACTGGCTACTAAGTTCAGCCACTTCCCAAAATAGCTTTACCGCCCCCGCCAATCAAAGGGATCAGCGTTCTGAACTGGAAAAGTTTGGAGACCAACTGAATAAGCAATTGTTGAGTCAAATTTCGAGGGGACTACTCCAGCAACAATTTGGTGGAATTGATTTTAGTCAAGAAGGAACTTATACTTTTGGCAGCTTAAATATTGAAATTTTTCAATCTGATGAAGGATTGGTAATAAATATATTAGATATCTCCACTGGCGAGGAAACACAAGTTATAATCCCAAATTAA
- a CDS encoding curli assembly protein CsgE — MNRFQTHIDKIKNYLLAVITLFITFGVNAQFYNKEYVSKILVKKNSEFFTFAASAENITPTDIDLKYDFSLYQTDANNNVTRSNQSDLFFLKGNEKKVLSTVTVNYNTEGKITLVLMLYDSDDKPVGQDRIELSSEKGYQEIIKDKLSPQEEAISQDQAAPQDGYIMNGLVVENALTKAGRDFYKYFYSEYYNRGIQTIKNIVIDEVPGRMRSTRISVKIDDQLLWQFFSQPKKSYLQSMAKTALDRCIAYLQQLQKQKDNTLTQY, encoded by the coding sequence ATGAACCGTTTTCAAACACATATTGATAAAATAAAAAATTATCTCTTAGCCGTAATTACGCTTTTCATAACCTTCGGTGTGAATGCGCAATTCTACAATAAAGAGTATGTTAGTAAGATTCTTGTAAAAAAGAACAGTGAATTCTTCACCTTTGCCGCGTCCGCGGAAAACATTACCCCGACGGATATTGATCTTAAATATGATTTCAGTCTTTATCAAACGGATGCCAACAATAACGTTACTAGAAGCAACCAATCTGATCTTTTCTTTTTGAAGGGGAATGAAAAAAAAGTGCTCTCCACAGTAACCGTAAATTACAATACTGAAGGAAAAATTACGCTGGTGCTCATGTTATATGACAGTGACGACAAACCCGTAGGGCAGGACCGTATTGAGTTAAGTTCAGAAAAGGGATATCAGGAAATAATTAAAGACAAACTTTCTCCTCAAGAAGAGGCTATAAGTCAGGATCAGGCAGCTCCTCAAGATGGTTATATAATGAATGGTCTGGTGGTGGAAAATGCCTTGACCAAAGCGGGACGTGATTTTTATAAATATTTTTATTCAGAATATTATAATCGTGGAATACAGACAATAAAAAACATAGTGATTGATGAAGTTCCAGGAAGGATGCGAAGCACAAGGATTTCTGTAAAAATAGACGACCAATTATTGTGGCAATTTTTTTCGCAACCTAAAAAATCTTATTTACAGAGTATGGCTAAGACGGCATTAGACAGATGCATTGCGTATCTTCAACAACTTCAAAAACAAAAAGATAACACCTTAACCCAATATTGA